tttattttcatatgtagaacaaaattttcgatgagaacgaaaaaaaaaagttcgtttcaaacgaagcaccctTATATATACTACATGTATATACTTACACTGTATACTACATGAAGTATATCATTATACACCTTTTCTGATTATCAAAGTAGATCTTTTTCACACAACTAATTTGGAATGCAATTAAACGTGCAGTAACAATGAAACATGAAACCATTCGTTCCATCAAGTGTTAGGTAGTACTTTACACCTCTCTACATATCTCTACGTCGCCCTCGCCAAATTTTCCCCAGGGATTTTGGATTCCAATCATCGAGTTTTGTTTGTCACTTGTGATTGTGTCCTCTCTTGATTTATATTGTAGTTCTTTGATTTTAACTatcgaattaaaaataaaatgcagttaatattatattttatgtctgtagattaatatttgtatattaaaataaataatataaatacgtATCTATACGTATataaatctttaataataaacagtatataataaaaaataagtaaagaaatgtttttttatagaagATTGGATAATATCCGTTTGAGACAATGGAGACCAGGAATGGAATTCCTGAATCTTTTTGATAAGACTAGGGGAAAATCCTCTTCAGACACGTATAAGAGGCAAGAGAGTGCATCATCGTATGAGGTAGTGGGTGGAAGTGCTGGAGGAGAGAAAATGGCGTCCTCTAGGAAATATGACACTAAATCGAAGTAGACGCCATCGCGATGCGCGGCACCGCCCCTCTCTTATGAGTATCGTCCTTCTTAACAAATTTCGAAtcttacaaattaaattatcatgctttataaaaatatacaaagtaTATGAAATGATATGGATTGTGATAGATATGAAAAtgagacgtttttttttttttaataacaaatattatttattgatacataattcaaaaaaaaatttttttacccattAAATTTgatcagaaaaaataaaacatgttaATGTAATGTCGACTACTTTGTTATTCTTCTCGGCGTTTTCAATTCCTTTggaattgatataaatataaagatgtatttttaaagttatatatatacgtgTTTTATAACTGGCATGTGAAGTCAATTAGATAAGAAAGGCGGAGTTGATTCAAAGGATTGTTAAGGCGTGGTTCCGGACACCGATTGCTACtgtctttatttaaaactttaaaaccAATAAGTGAAGTGTAATTCTTGCTCAAAACACTACAAAATAACAAACTCATCGTTGAAAAATCTTGTCACTCATCACTCGACCTAGCGGCTCATTGATCTATATAATCCCTCGCTTTAACCACTTCGAGTGAATGACACTATTTATATCGTCAGACTGACTTACGTTTATTATTGAAGTACATTACCTAAATAGAAATCACTAAAACTAACTCTATATACGTGTGTGTATTTAATAGCAAGACCGAAAAGAttatggaaataataatttgataaaaacattccctacataatattaatataagtttCATCATACTttaatatactttaaaaaGTGTAAAGGTAACTGAAAGTGAATGAGGTACCCGAAAAAAATCGAGTGATAATATCATAAGACTTATTTCcttacatatattaatatatacattatctatagattatatatttaatttttaaagtttttaggGGGTACCGCATTTTGGcggcaaaaaataaaaatatttttttttaacggcagctgaaaattttttttttattcactccGAATGTCATTTCTTGTTCCTTCATCTGTTATTCTTTGGTATCacaataaatatactatttacacTCGCGAGATCACATACGTGGGTCAGCGTGGTGGATAACAACAAGTTTGACAAAAAACCACTTTTATTTTCCGTATCaaattacacggaaaaaaatttcaagtgaatatgcctatgcagcacagtaatatttacattactcTATAGTTTGTGTCCTGCCGCTCTTATACACAAACTATAGAGTAATGTAAGTATTACTGTGCTGCATAGgcatatttacttgaaatttctctccgtgtaaatatttttttagtgttacatataagataatttatttcagtttttcaaataCTTGTCAGGTCCTTACGGAAAATTCTAGTCAGATTGATACGAAAATGGCTTATTACAGCAAACATATGCCTTTttggtattaattttatttttaattttttagttaaagctaaaaaagcgtataaataaaaaattaatcaaatattgaATTGATTCAGTTTAATATCTATTGACATGTATActataacaaaataaacaaCTTTTTAATCGTGATCGTCGTTATCTACATCGATCAGCTGTATGCTGATTTACTATGCAAGTATCAGCATAGTTCGTCAGCATAATGCGTAAATATACTGATTTAATAACTCTTTGTGATTCAGGAAATATTTCGATAAAATATCATgagtattataaaaatttaccacaCAATTCAGGTAAATGTGACggaatttgatttaatttttcaggCCATTCTTggcgttattattttaaattatatttcttgATCAATTTCGTCATTCTAAAGGGATaggcgcatttaaaaaaactatatgcTTTTTTGGTATTAGGGACGCGATatagtatgataaaaatttcaattatacaCTCGCTTAGTCATCTACTCAAAATTAATCGAAAATggtagattttattattttctgttaaaaacaaattagtgAATATCATTATTCGCcagtgaatatttatttatcgcaAGTGAAAAGTATCCCACTTTTTGAATTGGTAACATACTTCTCACTGGTAAACAGTGAATAGttactatttttactatttcaaatttgagaGAGTAAAACACCGATATATGCCCGGACAAAAATTTATCGTGACCGGCACGATACAGTATATTGACTGTCGCGAAACTCGTTTAGCTATTTGGAGGTTAGTGCATGTATTGGTACGTATAGTGCTGACAGCATACGGACATAAATGGGACTAGGGTAAATCGCGACGGTAGTTCTACAGATCGCTCCACGATACGCAAATCACTATCCAGTAGATCGTTCcaatcacaatatttttttctccatgtaaTGAGAGCTCGAACTTAAAAAATCGGACTGTATAGcaggatgttaaaaatatttgaattatttgtacgAGCCAAGTATTTCTATTTTCAAAAGTATGAAGTAACATAAAGATTATTACTTATaacattattatcaaaaatgatgTACTTATCTTTATTTCAGACCACCAAAGACAACCTTTAATTTCAGGGTTGGTCTACAGATTTAATAGtttttctgatattttattaaatatggtTTTGacttctataaatatatataaattaacaaaatacttacaaataaatatcataaaatttaccaataaaatcgtattacaatttattggCATAACAGAATAACGTTGACATATTTTACTTCCTGCTTTTATTATGTAGAcactcataattaattaaacaaacttCTATAAAACATACTATCttgtatttcaataaaataccatgttttattacaatttttaaaataagaatttttaaatgaataattttcataacctatattatatttttttgctagTTCTGttctaatgaaaaaaaaaaaaaataaataaataaatatttaaatgaatcacACGTTgatataaattactaatataaatttcaggAAAACCACTTAGTAGGTATGAAAATCAGTAAATAGCTCTTTCCCTAAAGAATAGCTATACCTATAAGTATAAACGCCAGAGGGTTGCACCTACCCCATCGTGTTTATCCAATCACAGCAATGTTCGTATTTTGACTCCACCAATCGCATCGCTATCTACTCTGTCTCGTTTGGTTCTCCACACTAATACTACACACTGGTTTGTGAGTTCTTGCTGTCGTGTGCCGAAAAAAGAGacaaaaaagaaagaaaaaaaattctcacccaTACCTTTGTGTGTAGTGTAGTATAGTATAGTGTAGTGTAATAGTCTGCTAAGCATTGGTTTATCCAGTCGAGCCGGGTAGTATTCACTAACTAACTTGGTGACTTGGTCACTCAGTGACCGTACTTCGCGCCAATAACAAGCGTTTACAAGTAAAGACGCAGCTAAATCTCTACACATATATCGTAATCGGGTATCATCTTACTACCTTGAGGTATCAAGAATCACTTGAGGTTTTGCGGGAACAATTACACCAAGTTATTCTTGCATACTAGTCATTAAACTGCCAGTACACTTatagttgataataattaatctcgTGATTTATAATATGTACTAATGTATgtttagatatttattattaaatagacAACTTGATTAAACAGTCTATGAaagtgattatttaaaaacaataataataataatatttaaatgtttaataaatagtgaattaattaattatgagttgacttaaaacaaaaatatgtgcgttatataaatttgtttaaacaaactgtcaataaatataatagtttGTCTTATGTATTTAATGGGATAAGAGACTAATTAAGTACTGAGTGATATAATATTGTGAATTAAAGGTATAGTTTATGATTAAACGTGTTTTTTGTGATAATGTCCGAAAGTTCGGATCAATTGTCATCACCGAGTAGTGATTGTAATAGTCAAATGGGTCACAGAAGTGTTGGATCAAGTCATACTGGATATAATAACATTATGTCTGGATTATCATTGAGCCTTCATCAGCAACAAGGTAATGGTATTAGCTCAAGTTCACGTTATACTCAAGAACAACCTAATTGTACAAATTCGGTTGATGTTTCAACGAGTAATATTAATGTAGGAAACTTATCAGTCAGTAATAATTCAACTAATTTTACATCCGAACAAATATCATGTATGTGTGAAGCTTTATCGCAGAGTCAAGATATTGAAAAGTTAACCAGGTaagataatttgtttttttatttaaatttaaaccgtataataatcaatttaaaatgtctTTAAATCTGTTTGAAAATTAAGTtagtattaagaaaaaaaataatataatgcaATAAAGTATTATACTAATGTACAGATTTCTTTGGTCTTTACCGCCGGGTGAATTATTACGTGGTGATGAAAGTGTACTTATGGCTCGTGCAGCAGTGGCTTTTCATCGTTGTGCTTTTCATGAGCTTTATTCAATCCTTGAAAGCCATCCATTCTCACCCCGACGGCATCCAGAGCTTCAACAAATGTGGTTTAAATCGCATTACAGCGAAGCTGAAAAAATTCGTGGTCGGGCTTTGGGTGCTGTTGATAAATATCGTCTTAGGAAAAAATACCCTCTGCCTAAAACAATTTGGGACGGTGAAGAGACAGTTTATTGTTTCAAAGAACGATCGAGAAATGCACTTAAAGAGTGTTATACCAGAAATAGGTATCCGACAccagatgaaaaaaaaagtcttgcTAAGAAAACTGGACTTACTCTTACTCAAGTGTCTAATTGGTTTAAAAATCGCCGACAACGTGATCGCACGCCGCAAGCAAGGccgtaagtttttttttttttttaattttttaatttctatttttgttCTGAaaatacacaatatttttaatttaatgttatgCAATGTATCTTAGTatatgtaatattaattttgaaatgttattcaaaaaatttatttcgttgAACGAAGAACACGTGTTTAATCCTCAGGGGTCCTCGGAAATATTCTTTGGTGCAACAAGTGTCTTAGCATGTGTCCATACtcctaaatttaattattttttgtgacagagtaagtgtataaaataaatcacttatatcgaaaaattttttaactaccCGCTATGAAGATCAaggattttcgaaaaaattcgGGGAGTTGTTGTTTTCACCccggtttttgaaaattgaatttttagcagatgtcgacgttttgaggttctagaaaGTTATCCTGagtattttcagaatgatgtccgagtatctgtatgtatgtatgtatgtatgtgtatgtgtgtgtgtgtgtgtgtgtgtgtgtaaggGTGGCTCAAAAAACCTATCgacaaaaaagattttgaacctcatatgaaaatttgttggaatcACATATTTTAAGATctctctccaaaaatcagctcgataaacaatttttgaaattgatgtcatgcgaaaaattttgactcaaaatttagatttttaaacgtcgctcaagaattttgagtattaacttaaaataggtagctaatactttgaattaatttttgtatt
The sequence above is drawn from the Microplitis demolitor isolate Queensland-Clemson2020A chromosome 3, iyMicDemo2.1a, whole genome shotgun sequence genome and encodes:
- the LOC103572666 gene encoding homeobox protein six1, which translates into the protein MSESSDQLSSPSSDCNSQMGHRSVGSSHTGYNNIMSGLSLSLHQQQGNGISSSSRYTQEQPNCTNSVDVSTSNINVGNLSVSNNSTNFTSEQISCMCEALSQSQDIEKLTRFLWSLPPGELLRGDESVLMARAAVAFHRCAFHELYSILESHPFSPRRHPELQQMWFKSHYSEAEKIRGRALGAVDKYRLRKKYPLPKTIWDGEETVYCFKERSRNALKECYTRNRYPTPDEKKSLAKKTGLTLTQVSNWFKNRRQRDRTPQARPDMLSLNCQNNNGNISGGNNTGNTGSGGHQPLQSLESGSPNLAISPISTMGMSPVGMNPCSPMGLSPMGPHHHSYASPVTPSSMHSAHPSNGGLSPMNDVKSLSYGRSIYDSGKDVEQSSIYYSTHSSMHHQYYQQNHHQAVANGHHHHHHHHHHHQQDMPTAYEIMLPSTQHSM